A section of the Streptomyces sp. SLBN-118 genome encodes:
- the cofD gene encoding 2-phospho-L-lactate transferase yields MRIVVLAGGIGGARFLRGLKQAAPEADVTVIGNTGDDIHLFGLKVCPDLDTVMYTLGGGINEEQGWGRTDESFRVKEELAAYGVGPAWFGLGDRDFATHIVRTQMLAAGYPLSAVTEALCARWNPGVRLLPMSDDRVETHVAVEVDGEKKVIHFQEYWVKLRASVAAEAVVPVGADQAKPAPGVLEAIASADVIVFPPSNPVVSIGTILAVPGIREAIADAGVPVVGLSPIVGDAPVRGMADKVLAAVGVEATAGAVARHYGSGLLDGWLVDTVDAGAVAGVEEAGIRCRAVPLLMTDVDAAAEMARQALALAEEVRA; encoded by the coding sequence ATGCGCATTGTGGTTCTGGCCGGCGGCATCGGCGGCGCCCGTTTCCTCCGCGGTCTCAAGCAGGCCGCGCCCGAAGCGGACGTCACGGTGATCGGCAACACCGGTGACGACATCCATCTGTTCGGGCTGAAGGTCTGCCCCGACCTCGACACCGTGATGTACACCCTCGGCGGTGGCATCAACGAAGAGCAGGGCTGGGGGCGTACGGACGAGAGCTTCCGGGTCAAGGAGGAGCTCGCGGCGTACGGCGTGGGCCCCGCGTGGTTCGGTCTCGGCGACCGTGACTTCGCCACGCACATCGTCCGTACGCAGATGCTCGCCGCGGGCTACCCGCTCAGCGCTGTCACCGAGGCGCTGTGTGCCCGCTGGAATCCGGGCGTGCGGCTGCTGCCCATGTCCGACGACCGCGTCGAAACGCATGTCGCCGTCGAGGTCGACGGCGAGAAGAAGGTCATCCACTTCCAGGAGTACTGGGTGAAGCTGCGGGCGTCCGTGGCCGCCGAGGCGGTCGTGCCCGTCGGTGCGGACCAGGCGAAGCCCGCGCCGGGCGTGCTGGAGGCGATCGCTTCGGCCGACGTCATTGTCTTCCCGCCGTCCAACCCCGTCGTCAGCATCGGCACGATCCTGGCGGTGCCGGGGATCCGGGAGGCCATCGCCGACGCGGGCGTCCCGGTGGTGGGGCTGTCCCCCATCGTCGGGGACGCGCCCGTGCGCGGGATGGCCGACAAGGTGCTCGCCGCGGTGGGCGTCGAGGCGACCGCCGGGGCCGTCGCCCGGCACTACGGCTCCGGACTGCTCGACGGCTGGCTCGTCGACACCGTCGACGCGGGCGCGGTGGCGGGGGTCGAGGAGGCGGGGATCCGCTGCCGGGCGGTGCCGCTGCTGATGACGGACGTGGACGCGGCCGCCGAGATGGCGCGCCAGGCACTCGCGCTCGCCGAAGAGGTACGGGCGTGA
- a CDS encoding WhiB family transcriptional regulator, whose protein sequence is MTELFEQLLVEDADEELGWQERALCAQTDPESFFPEKGGSTREAKKVCLACEVRSECLEYALANDERFGIWGGLSERERRRLKKAAV, encoded by the coding sequence ATGACCGAGCTGTTCGAACAACTGCTGGTCGAGGACGCGGACGAGGAACTCGGCTGGCAGGAGCGCGCGTTGTGCGCCCAGACCGATCCCGAGTCCTTCTTCCCCGAGAAGGGCGGCTCCACCCGCGAGGCCAAGAAGGTCTGCCTGGCCTGTGAGGTCCGCTCCGAATGCCTCGAGTACGCCCTTGCCAACGACGAGCGATTCGGTATCTGGGGCGGCCTGTCCGAGCGCGAACGCCGCCGGCTCAAGAAGGCCGCCGTCTGA
- a CDS encoding glycosyltransferase, with translation MSATTAAFAPAQPPEFPRHVVTAVLVSHDGARWLPDALAGLIGQERPVQNVVAADTGSADDSARLITEALGAERVLHLARRTGFGTAVEEAARTAGVLTPDDLPYLKRPSGWDPVSRTWRDDAYDMPELPYGKPVQWLWLLHDDSAPAPDALAELLRVADSDEHAAIIGPKLRGWYDRKQLLEAGVSIANSGRRWTGLDRREQDQGQHDQIRTVLSVSSAGMLIRRDVFEQLGGFDRRLPLMRDDVDLCWRAHAAGHRVLVAPDAVMRHAEAAARERRTVDCAGRSVASPHRVDKAGAVYTLLTNARAVALPYVLLRIVFGTLLRTLAYLVGKVPGQAVDEVMGLFGTLLRPERIIAGRRRRAKQGGSVEASELRHLFPPPGATVRATVEQVAGHLGAGSDADSGGSRHGAVESGPGGDDADFLEIEQFARLKKIARKPGPVLFALLLLVSVIACRDLFGGGSLAGGALLPAPSDVFGLWSRYADNWHPLGTGGTQTAPPYLAVLAGLSTLFLGSTGFALTVLLVCSVPLAGLSAYFASRPVVDSRLLRAWASIAYAFLPAATGALATGRLGTAVLAILLPLMTRAGVAAHGLRISGSGRGSWRATWAYALLLTLAMAFTPIVWPLALVLGIAVLVLRRDDITAYGLRFLAAVGTPLLVLAPWSLTLLTGPSAFFREAGLEFGTGSASALDLLGISPGGPKAAGGILLIGIVLAALAALLRGERQFAIRASWAVALTGLIFAVIANGSGWAGPATLVYGIALLTAAVLGAEGGRTRVAAQDFGWRQPVAALIALAAAIAPLLAAFNWMLSGAAHPLERRDPVQVPAFVAEESDTRDQPRTLVLGGTSAAKVSYSLVRGSGGRLGDAELAVAGGSDARLDKIVANLVAGSGADQTSELSGFAIRYVLVRDGAPRQTSRVLDATPGLSRLSQLDGSALWRVDRQVARATIVSGKGDPLPVASDAVEAHAKIPSGAPGRILRIADRADEGWQATLDGRVLNKTVVDGWAQGFELPAEGGRLDLSYDDPVTHTGWIWAQGFLALVLLVLALPGRSREIDDDLPDEEIAVPAQAVEGEGRRARRLRAQAEAEGESSQEETEADPHAQHPAAQDAFAQQGQQAYAPQSFEEPQSFDEPSPYAAVPQQPQYGEWDGQSYADGGYTAPYGNEQYQGAPYGGEQQYAGEQQYGGEQYQQQPYQADQYQDPYQNAGYGDGQYQEGQPYDPYAYGGDNEQQPGTDGTTGNATRGESE, from the coding sequence ATGTCCGCCACCACAGCCGCGTTCGCCCCGGCGCAACCGCCAGAGTTCCCGCGGCATGTCGTCACCGCCGTGCTCGTCTCCCACGACGGCGCGCGCTGGCTTCCCGACGCCCTCGCCGGACTCATCGGCCAGGAACGCCCCGTACAGAACGTCGTCGCCGCCGACACCGGCAGCGCCGACGACTCCGCGCGGCTGATCACCGAAGCGCTCGGCGCCGAACGCGTACTGCACCTCGCACGCCGCACCGGATTCGGCACCGCCGTCGAGGAAGCCGCCCGCACCGCGGGCGTCCTCACCCCCGACGACCTGCCCTACCTGAAGCGGCCCAGCGGCTGGGACCCCGTCAGCAGGACCTGGCGCGACGACGCGTACGACATGCCCGAACTCCCCTACGGGAAACCCGTCCAGTGGCTGTGGCTGCTCCACGACGACAGCGCGCCCGCCCCCGACGCACTCGCCGAACTCCTGCGCGTGGCCGACTCCGACGAACACGCCGCGATCATCGGCCCCAAACTCCGCGGCTGGTACGACCGCAAGCAACTCCTCGAAGCAGGCGTCTCCATCGCCAACAGCGGACGTCGCTGGACCGGACTCGACCGACGCGAACAGGACCAGGGACAGCACGACCAGATCCGCACCGTCCTGTCGGTCTCCTCCGCCGGCATGCTCATCCGCCGCGATGTCTTCGAGCAGCTCGGCGGCTTCGACCGGCGCCTGCCCCTGATGCGTGACGACGTCGACCTGTGCTGGCGCGCCCACGCCGCCGGACACCGTGTCCTCGTCGCACCCGACGCCGTCATGCGGCACGCCGAAGCCGCCGCCCGCGAACGCCGCACCGTCGACTGCGCGGGCCGCTCCGTCGCCAGCCCCCACCGCGTCGACAAGGCCGGCGCCGTCTACACCCTGCTGACGAACGCACGCGCCGTCGCCCTCCCCTATGTCCTCCTGCGCATCGTCTTCGGCACCCTGCTGCGCACCCTCGCCTACCTCGTCGGCAAGGTGCCCGGCCAGGCCGTCGACGAAGTCATGGGGCTCTTCGGCACCCTGCTGCGGCCCGAACGGATCATCGCCGGACGCCGCAGAAGAGCCAAGCAGGGCGGCTCGGTGGAAGCGAGCGAACTGCGCCACCTCTTCCCGCCGCCCGGCGCGACCGTCCGCGCCACCGTCGAACAGGTCGCGGGCCACCTGGGCGCCGGATCCGACGCCGACTCGGGCGGCTCACGCCACGGCGCCGTCGAATCGGGACCCGGCGGGGACGACGCCGACTTCCTGGAGATCGAGCAGTTCGCGCGCCTGAAGAAGATCGCCCGCAAGCCAGGTCCTGTCCTCTTCGCCCTGCTGCTCCTCGTCTCGGTCATCGCCTGCCGCGACCTGTTCGGGGGCGGATCGCTCGCGGGCGGTGCCCTGCTGCCCGCGCCGTCCGACGTCTTTGGCCTCTGGTCCCGCTACGCCGACAACTGGCACCCCCTCGGCACCGGCGGCACCCAGACCGCGCCCCCCTACCTCGCGGTCCTCGCGGGCCTGTCCACCCTCTTCCTGGGCTCCACCGGCTTCGCCCTGACCGTGCTGCTCGTCTGCTCGGTCCCGCTCGCCGGACTCAGCGCGTACTTCGCCTCCCGCCCCGTCGTCGACTCCCGGCTGCTGCGGGCCTGGGCGAGCATCGCGTACGCCTTCCTGCCCGCCGCCACCGGCGCACTGGCGACCGGACGCCTTGGCACCGCGGTCCTCGCGATCCTGCTGCCGCTCATGACCCGCGCGGGCGTCGCGGCACACGGACTGCGCATCAGCGGCAGCGGGCGCGGCAGCTGGCGCGCCACCTGGGCCTACGCGCTCCTGCTCACTCTCGCGATGGCGTTCACCCCCATCGTGTGGCCGCTCGCGCTCGTCCTGGGCATCGCCGTACTGGTCCTGCGCCGCGACGACATCACGGCGTACGGGCTGCGCTTCCTCGCCGCAGTCGGCACCCCGCTGCTCGTCCTTGCCCCCTGGTCGCTCACCCTGCTGACCGGGCCGTCCGCCTTCTTCCGCGAAGCAGGGCTCGAATTCGGCACCGGATCGGCCTCGGCCCTCGACCTTCTCGGCATTAGTCCCGGTGGTCCCAAGGCCGCGGGGGGAATCCTGCTCATCGGCATCGTGCTGGCCGCGCTGGCCGCCCTGCTGCGCGGCGAGCGGCAGTTCGCGATCCGCGCCTCCTGGGCCGTCGCGCTGACCGGACTGATCTTCGCGGTGATCGCCAACGGCAGCGGCTGGGCCGGACCCGCCACCCTCGTCTACGGCATCGCCCTGCTGACCGCCGCCGTCCTGGGTGCGGAAGGCGGCCGGACCCGCGTCGCCGCCCAGGACTTCGGCTGGCGCCAGCCCGTCGCCGCCCTCATCGCCCTCGCCGCCGCCATCGCGCCCCTGCTCGCTGCGTTCAACTGGATGCTCAGCGGCGCCGCGCACCCGCTGGAGCGGCGCGACCCCGTCCAGGTCCCCGCCTTCGTGGCCGAGGAGAGCGACACCCGCGACCAGCCGCGCACCCTCGTCCTCGGCGGAACATCCGCCGCCAAGGTCTCCTACAGCCTCGTACGCGGCTCCGGCGGGCGGCTCGGCGACGCGGAACTGGCAGTGGCGGGCGGCAGCGACGCCCGTCTCGACAAGATCGTCGCGAACCTCGTGGCGGGCTCCGGCGCCGACCAGACCAGCGAGCTCAGCGGATTCGCCATCCGGTACGTCCTCGTACGCGACGGAGCACCCCGCCAGACCAGCCGCGTCCTCGACGCGACGCCCGGCCTGAGCAGGCTCAGCCAGCTCGACGGCAGCGCACTGTGGCGCGTCGACCGCCAGGTCGCGCGGGCCACGATCGTCAGCGGAAAGGGCGACCCGCTGCCCGTCGCGTCCGATGCCGTCGAGGCCCACGCCAAGATCCCCTCGGGTGCGCCGGGACGGATCCTGCGCATCGCGGACCGCGCGGACGAGGGCTGGCAGGCCACCCTCGACGGACGTGTACTGAACAAGACGGTCGTCGACGGCTGGGCCCAGGGCTTCGAACTCCCCGCGGAGGGCGGCCGGCTCGATCTGTCCTACGACGACCCCGTCACGCACACCGGCTGGATCTGGGCGCAGGGATTTCTCGCCCTTGTGCTGCTGGTGCTCGCGCTGCCGGGCAGGAGCCGGGAGATCGACGACGATCTGCCCGACGAGGAGATCGCCGTACCCGCGCAGGCGGTGGAGGGCGAAGGACGCAGGGCACGCAGGCTGCGTGCCCAGGCGGAGGCCGAAGGGGAGTCCTCGCAGGAGGAGACCGAAGCGGATCCGCACGCCCAACACCCCGCAGCCCAGGATGCCTTCGCGCAGCAGGGGCAACAGGCGTACGCGCCGCAGTCCTTCGAGGAACCGCAGTCGTTCGACGAGCCTTCGCCGTACGCGGCTGTGCCTCAACAGCCGCAGTACGGCGAGTGGGACGGGCAGTCGTACGCGGACGGCGGATACACCGCCCCGTACGGCAACGAGCAGTACCAGGGCGCTCCGTACGGTGGTGAGCAGCAGTACGCGGGCGAGCAGCAGTACGGCGGCGAGCAGTACCAGCAACAGCCGTACCAGGCCGACCAGTACCAGGACCCCTACCAGAACGCGGGCTACGGCGACGGCCAGTACCAGGAGGGGCAGCCGTACGACCCCTACGCGTACGGCGGCGACAATGAGCAGCAGCCCGGCACCGACGGCACCACCGGCAACGCGACGCGAGGCGAGTCAGAGTGA
- a CDS encoding coenzyme F420-0:L-glutamate ligase — translation MSSPSYRVWALPGLGEVRPGDDLAKLISSTEPGLADGDVLLVTSKIVSKAEGRVVAADDREAAIDAETVRVVARRGALRIVENRQGLVMAAAGVDASNTPAGTVLLLPADSDASARAIREGLRETLGVDVGVIVTDTFGRPWRNGLTDVAIGAAGVRVLDDLRGATDAYGNPLNATVVATADELAAAGDLVKGKAEGLPVAVVRGLGHLVGGEDGARAMVREAADDMFRLGTSEAVREAVTLRRTVREFTDEPVDGGAVRRAVAAAVTAPAPHHTTPWRFVLLESASARTELLDAMRDAWIADLRRDGKSAESVAKRVRRGDVLRRAPYLVVPCLVTDGSHHYGDERRDAAEREMFVVAAGAGVQNFLVALAGERLGSAWVSSTMFCREVVRDVLGLPEGWDPMGAVAVGHAAQAPRPRPEREASAFIEVR, via the coding sequence GTGAGTTCGCCGTCGTACCGCGTCTGGGCGCTGCCCGGTCTCGGCGAGGTACGGCCGGGCGACGACCTCGCCAAACTGATCTCCTCGACCGAGCCGGGTCTGGCGGACGGCGATGTCCTGCTGGTCACGTCCAAGATCGTGAGCAAGGCGGAGGGGCGGGTCGTCGCGGCGGACGACCGCGAGGCCGCCATCGACGCGGAGACGGTACGGGTGGTGGCGCGCCGCGGCGCCCTTCGCATCGTCGAGAACCGGCAGGGCCTGGTGATGGCCGCGGCCGGGGTCGACGCCTCCAACACCCCTGCCGGGACCGTGCTGTTGCTGCCCGCCGATTCCGACGCGTCGGCGCGGGCGATCCGCGAGGGGCTGCGGGAGACACTCGGCGTGGACGTCGGCGTGATCGTCACGGACACGTTCGGGCGGCCCTGGCGCAACGGTCTGACCGATGTCGCCATCGGCGCGGCGGGCGTGCGTGTCCTGGACGATCTGCGCGGTGCCACGGACGCGTACGGCAATCCGCTGAACGCGACCGTCGTCGCCACCGCGGACGAACTCGCCGCGGCGGGTGACCTGGTCAAGGGCAAGGCGGAGGGCCTGCCGGTCGCGGTGGTCCGGGGCCTGGGCCATCTGGTGGGCGGCGAGGACGGCGCACGCGCGATGGTGCGGGAGGCCGCGGACGACATGTTCCGGCTCGGGACGTCCGAGGCGGTACGGGAGGCGGTGACCCTGCGGCGTACGGTCCGCGAGTTCACCGACGAGCCGGTGGACGGCGGCGCGGTCCGCCGGGCCGTCGCCGCGGCCGTCACGGCGCCCGCGCCGCACCACACGACGCCCTGGCGCTTCGTCCTGCTCGAATCGGCCTCGGCGCGCACGGAGTTGCTGGACGCGATGCGGGACGCGTGGATCGCCGACCTGCGGCGCGACGGCAAGTCCGCGGAGTCGGTCGCCAAGAGGGTCCGGCGCGGCGACGTGCTGCGGCGCGCGCCGTATCTGGTGGTGCCGTGCCTGGTGACGGACGGCTCGCACCACTACGGCGACGAGCGCAGGGACGCCGCCGAACGCGAGATGTTCGTGGTCGCGGCGGGCGCGGGCGTCCAGAATTTCCTGGTGGCGCTGGCGGGTGAGCGGCTCGGCTCGGCGTGGGTGTCATCGACGATGTTCTGCCGCGAGGTCGTACGGGACGTGCTGGGCCTGCCGGAGGGGTGGGACCCGATGGGGGCGGTGGCGGTGGGACACGCGGCACAGGCGCCACGGCCGCGGCCGGAGCGGGAGGCTTCCGCATTCATCGAGGTGCGCTGA
- a CDS encoding cysteine dioxygenase family protein, whose product MNSDSDLQIAGDILAVQHLLQPAREHPATVADFVGLARSIAADRAQWAHLVQYDTTTRWYHRLRTGPGYEVWLLSWVPGQGSGLHDHGLSSGVLTVLDGELTEHTEATSRSLPSGAQRVFAPGYVHEVVNDSLEPAVSLHVYYPGLTEMPMHSAQCSPALRDVVRA is encoded by the coding sequence ATGAACAGCGACAGCGACCTCCAGATCGCCGGCGACATCCTCGCCGTACAGCACCTTCTCCAGCCCGCCCGCGAGCACCCGGCCACCGTCGCCGACTTCGTCGGTCTTGCCCGCTCCATCGCCGCAGACCGTGCGCAGTGGGCCCATCTCGTCCAGTACGACACGACGACCCGCTGGTACCACCGGCTGCGTACGGGCCCCGGCTACGAGGTGTGGCTGCTGTCGTGGGTCCCCGGTCAGGGCAGTGGACTGCACGACCACGGCCTGTCCTCCGGCGTGCTGACGGTCCTCGACGGCGAGCTCACCGAGCACACCGAAGCGACGTCCCGCTCGCTGCCCTCGGGAGCGCAGCGGGTGTTCGCACCCGGATATGTGCACGAAGTGGTCAATGACTCGCTCGAGCCTGCCGTCAGCCTGCACGTCTACTACCCGGGTCTGACCGAGATGCCGATGCACTCCGCGCAGTGCTCCCCGGCCCTCCGGGATGTCGTACGCGCCTGA
- a CDS encoding DNA-3-methyladenine glycosylase: MAGRFAPNRPTRTTVRGGHTPLPGGAVPRQATAPRTRRWTPPGPLDLGLVLGPLRRGPADPTFRTSPDGSVWRASRTPAGPGTLRVALRADSGTAEGAAWGPGAEWLLDQLPALLGEGDDPAAFTPRHRLVAVSQHRRPGLRLTRTSLVLEALIPSILEQKVTTDEAYRAWRLLVRKYGEPAPGPDGRLHVMPDPRTWALIPSWEWHRAGVDNKRASTILRAVRVARRLEEAAAMEPEQAQERLELIPGIGPWTSAETIQRSNGAPDAVTVGDLHLPGIVGYALAGDRHADDAAMLELLAPYPGQRHRAARLILLSGRTPARRTPKMPRGDIASL; encoded by the coding sequence GTGGCAGGACGCTTCGCACCGAACCGACCCACCCGCACCACCGTGCGCGGAGGTCACACCCCCCTGCCCGGAGGGGCCGTTCCCCGCCAGGCCACCGCCCCCCGCACCCGCCGCTGGACACCCCCCGGCCCCCTGGACCTGGGCCTGGTCCTCGGGCCTCTGCGCCGCGGCCCCGCCGATCCCACCTTCCGTACGTCCCCCGACGGCTCCGTCTGGCGCGCCAGCCGTACACCCGCAGGGCCCGGCACGCTCAGGGTCGCGCTGCGGGCGGACAGCGGCACCGCCGAGGGCGCGGCGTGGGGCCCCGGCGCGGAGTGGCTGCTCGACCAGCTGCCCGCCCTGCTCGGCGAAGGGGACGATCCGGCCGCCTTCACCCCCCGCCACCGCCTTGTCGCCGTCTCCCAGCACCGTCGGCCGGGCCTGCGTCTGACCCGTACCTCGCTCGTGCTGGAAGCCCTGATCCCGTCGATCCTGGAGCAGAAGGTCACGACGGACGAGGCGTACCGGGCCTGGCGGCTGCTTGTCCGAAAGTACGGCGAGCCCGCTCCGGGCCCGGACGGGCGGCTGCATGTCATGCCCGACCCCCGCACGTGGGCGCTGATCCCGTCCTGGGAGTGGCACCGCGCGGGCGTCGACAACAAGCGGGCCTCCACGATCCTGCGCGCCGTCCGCGTCGCGCGCCGACTGGAGGAGGCCGCCGCGATGGAGCCCGAACAGGCCCAGGAGCGGCTGGAGTTGATCCCGGGCATCGGCCCCTGGACCTCTGCCGAGACGATCCAGCGCAGCAACGGCGCCCCCGACGCGGTCACCGTCGGCGATCTGCACCTGCCCGGCATCGTCGGCTACGCGCTCGCGGGCGACCGCCACGCCGACGACGCCGCAATGCTCGAACTCCTGGCCCCCTACCCGGGCCAGCGCCACCGCGCGGCCCGCCTCATCCTCCTGAGCGGCCGCACCCCGGCCCGCCGCACGCCGAAGATGCCCCGCGGCGACATCGCGAGCCTGTAG